The following proteins are encoded in a genomic region of Sphingopyxis sp. YF1:
- a CDS encoding CaiB/BaiF CoA-transferase family protein encodes MAGPLKGIRIIEFAGIGPGPFCGMMLADHGAEVIRIDRPGGMMDPRDPLSRNRTSIALDMKNPDAVQTARDLCKSADGIIEGYRPGVMERLGLGPDVLLADNPKLVYGRMTGWGQFGPYAQAAGHDINYISLSGVLHTVGVRGGKPVPPVNYVGDFGGGGMMLAFGMSSALLHAAKTGEGQVIDCAMTDGSALLAGMSWWFHGAGVLKDEAGVNRLDGGAPYYDTYTCSDGKFISIGSIEPQFYALLRAKTGLDADPDFDVQDDQENWPAKKEKVAALFATRTRDEWCELMEMTDVCFAPVLSLSEAPHHPHNVARETFVTVAGVPHPAPAPRYSATVADTPRPAPVVGADGDTILAGLGYDADKIAALRSGGAVR; translated from the coding sequence ATGGCAGGCCCGCTCAAAGGCATCCGCATCATCGAATTCGCCGGTATCGGCCCCGGCCCCTTCTGCGGCATGATGCTCGCCGACCATGGCGCCGAAGTGATCCGCATCGACCGCCCCGGCGGCATGATGGACCCGCGTGATCCGCTGTCGCGCAACCGCACCTCGATCGCGCTCGACATGAAGAATCCCGACGCCGTGCAGACCGCGCGTGACCTCTGCAAGAGCGCCGACGGCATCATCGAAGGCTATCGCCCGGGGGTCATGGAACGCCTCGGCCTCGGCCCCGATGTGCTGCTCGCCGACAATCCAAAGCTCGTCTATGGCCGCATGACCGGCTGGGGCCAGTTCGGCCCCTATGCACAGGCGGCGGGCCACGACATCAATTACATCTCGCTCTCGGGCGTGCTGCACACGGTCGGCGTGCGCGGGGGCAAGCCCGTGCCGCCGGTCAACTATGTCGGTGATTTCGGCGGCGGCGGCATGATGCTCGCCTTCGGCATGTCGAGCGCGCTCCTCCACGCCGCGAAAACCGGCGAGGGCCAGGTGATCGACTGCGCGATGACCGACGGATCGGCGCTGCTCGCGGGCATGAGCTGGTGGTTCCACGGCGCCGGCGTACTCAAGGACGAAGCCGGCGTGAACCGGCTCGACGGCGGCGCACCCTATTACGACACCTACACCTGCAGCGACGGCAAGTTCATCTCGATCGGATCGATCGAACCGCAATTCTATGCGCTGCTGCGCGCCAAGACCGGGCTCGACGCCGATCCCGACTTCGACGTGCAGGACGATCAGGAGAACTGGCCCGCGAAGAAGGAAAAGGTCGCCGCGCTGTTCGCGACCAGGACGCGCGACGAATGGTGCGAACTGATGGAGATGACCGACGTCTGCTTCGCCCCCGTCCTGTCGCTGAGCGAGGCGCCCCACCACCCGCACAATGTCGCGCGCGAGACCTTCGTCACCGTCGCGGGTGTGCCGCACCCGGCGCCCGCGCCGCGCTATTCGGCGACGGTCGCCGACACCCCGCGCCCGGCCCCGGTGGTCGGTGCCGACGGCGACACGATCCTCGCCGGGCTCGGCTACGACGCCGACAAGATCGCGGCGCTGCGCAGCGGTGGCGCGGTGCGCTGA
- a CDS encoding crotonase/enoyl-CoA hydratase family protein, with protein MGEFLSVERRGKIAILTMIKPESMNAIGTHEDCQDIIDTLRALGDDRSVSAIILTGSGKAFSAGGNLKGMKDRQGIGVLDQPDSTRANYRKGVQAVIRALMDCEVPMIAAVNGHAIGLGADLACTCDIRIAAESAQFACSFIKVGIVPGDGGAWLLQKILGYPRAAELFLTGDRFGAAQAKDYGLVTEVVPDAELLGRAIAIAERIVCNPPRALRLTKRLLREAQHSRMSDILELSAAYQAIVHETADNREAINAFVEKRPPVFTGD; from the coding sequence ATGGGCGAATTTCTGAGCGTCGAACGGCGCGGCAAGATCGCGATTCTGACGATGATCAAGCCCGAGAGCATGAACGCGATCGGCACCCACGAAGACTGTCAGGACATCATCGACACGCTGCGCGCGCTTGGCGACGACCGTAGCGTCAGCGCGATCATCCTGACCGGCAGCGGCAAGGCGTTCAGCGCCGGCGGCAACCTCAAGGGCATGAAGGACCGGCAGGGCATCGGGGTGCTCGACCAGCCCGATTCGACCCGCGCCAACTACCGCAAGGGCGTGCAGGCGGTGATCCGTGCGCTGATGGACTGCGAAGTCCCGATGATCGCCGCGGTGAACGGCCACGCCATCGGCCTCGGCGCCGACCTTGCCTGCACCTGCGACATCCGCATCGCGGCCGAGAGCGCCCAGTTCGCGTGCAGCTTCATCAAGGTAGGCATCGTCCCCGGCGACGGCGGCGCCTGGCTCCTGCAAAAGATTCTTGGCTATCCGCGCGCCGCCGAGCTGTTCCTGACCGGTGACCGTTTCGGCGCGGCGCAGGCAAAGGACTATGGCCTCGTCACCGAAGTCGTGCCCGACGCCGAGTTGCTGGGTCGCGCCATCGCGATCGCCGAACGCATCGTGTGCAATCCGCCGCGCGCGCTCCGGCTCACCAAGCGCCTGCTCCGCGAGGCGCAGCACAGCCGGATGAGCGACATCCTCGAACTCAGCGCCGCCTATCAGGCGATCGTCCACGAAACCGCCGACAATCGCGAGGCGATCAACGCCTTCGTCGAGAAACGCCCGCCCGTTTTCACAGGAGACTGA
- a CDS encoding tyrosine-protein phosphatase codes for MLAERVLPLSGIHNFRDYGGYDVEGGGRLRGGVLWRSAHHVEASDEDLAAIDALGIETVIDLRGDDERAEHVCRRSESFSARVLFAGGVTAGLAPHLQAAGGAIDAQTARARMIDTYAGMPYRPALVATLRLYLSALAEYDAPSLVHCVAGKDRTGFAVAVVHRLLGVHEDDLMQDYLLTNSAGKIEERIAQGAGHIRARHGVEMDEDAIRALMSVNPAFLEAALATVRRDHGDVATYAEAVLNLTPEMHEAMIDKLVV; via the coding sequence ATGCTCGCCGAGCGCGTCCTGCCGCTGTCCGGCATCCACAATTTCCGCGACTATGGCGGCTATGACGTCGAGGGGGGCGGGCGGCTCCGCGGCGGTGTACTGTGGCGCTCGGCGCACCATGTCGAGGCGAGCGACGAAGATCTCGCCGCGATCGACGCGCTCGGGATCGAGACCGTGATCGACCTGCGCGGCGACGACGAGCGCGCCGAGCATGTCTGCCGTCGCAGCGAGAGTTTCAGCGCGCGCGTCCTGTTCGCGGGCGGCGTCACCGCGGGCCTCGCGCCGCATTTGCAGGCAGCAGGCGGCGCGATCGACGCCCAGACCGCACGGGCGCGGATGATCGACACCTACGCCGGCATGCCCTATCGCCCCGCGCTGGTCGCGACGCTGCGGCTCTACCTGTCGGCGCTCGCCGAATATGACGCGCCCAGCCTCGTCCACTGCGTCGCGGGCAAGGACCGCACCGGCTTCGCGGTCGCGGTCGTCCACAGGCTGCTCGGCGTCCACGAGGATGATCTGATGCAGGATTATCTGCTCACCAACAGCGCCGGCAAGATCGAGGAGCGCATCGCGCAGGGCGCGGGGCACATCCGCGCGCGTCACGGCGTCGAGATGGACGAGGATGCCATCCGCGCGCTGATGTCGGTGAACCCCGCCTTCCTCGAGGCCGCGCTCGCGACGGTGCGCCGCGACCATGGCGACGTGGCGACCTATGCCGAGGCGGTGCTCAACCTGACCCCCGAGATGCACGAGGCGATGATCGACAAGCTGGTGGTGTAA
- a CDS encoding amidohydrolase family protein encodes MFAAAVTVPAQAQDGSGQTVITAARYLDVLSGRTVDFPAIFVGPDGRITSIADARTVRWGADVRHVDLGDKTLLPGLIDMHVHLDGPADIGGYRGLEFTDSFWGMTAVKNANDMLNAGFTTVRNVGSSDRNDVGLKQAIDAGYATGPRIVPAGYALGATGGHCDSTFLPPSLEKKDGKEEGIGDNPEELRYQVRRQRKYGAEVIKVCATGGVFSRNTEPGQLQVSEKELAAIADEAHQWGLRVAAHAHGAEGIRAAISAGIDTIEHVSLLDDEGIRLALARKRPVWFSMDIFNTEYTQAEGAKNGVLEDNLRKDREIAQIQRDNFRKAHKAGVRMVFGSDAGVMPHGQVGGQFRVMVEYGMTPLQAIQAATKNGAEALGREKDVGAIAVGRYADIIAVDGDPLADVRQLESVDAVVKGGVLVKGL; translated from the coding sequence ATGTTCGCCGCGGCGGTGACCGTGCCGGCGCAAGCGCAGGACGGCAGCGGCCAGACGGTGATCACCGCCGCGCGCTACCTCGACGTGCTGTCGGGCAGAACGGTCGACTTCCCTGCGATCTTCGTCGGTCCCGACGGACGCATCACCAGCATCGCCGACGCGCGCACGGTGCGCTGGGGGGCAGACGTCAGGCACGTCGATCTGGGCGACAAGACGCTGCTGCCCGGGCTGATCGACATGCACGTCCACCTCGACGGCCCCGCCGACATCGGCGGCTATCGCGGGCTTGAATTCACCGACAGCTTCTGGGGCATGACCGCGGTCAAGAATGCCAACGACATGCTGAACGCGGGCTTCACGACCGTGCGCAACGTCGGTTCGTCGGACCGCAACGACGTCGGGCTCAAGCAGGCGATCGACGCGGGTTACGCCACGGGGCCGCGCATCGTGCCCGCGGGCTATGCGCTCGGCGCGACGGGCGGACATTGCGACAGCACCTTCCTGCCGCCGAGCCTCGAAAAGAAGGACGGCAAGGAAGAAGGGATCGGCGACAATCCCGAGGAACTGCGCTACCAGGTGCGGCGCCAGCGCAAATATGGCGCCGAGGTGATCAAGGTGTGTGCGACCGGCGGCGTTTTCTCGCGCAACACCGAGCCGGGGCAGCTCCAGGTGTCCGAAAAGGAACTCGCGGCGATCGCCGACGAGGCGCATCAATGGGGGCTGCGCGTCGCCGCGCACGCGCACGGCGCCGAGGGCATCCGCGCCGCGATTTCGGCGGGGATCGACACGATCGAGCATGTCAGCCTGCTCGACGACGAGGGCATCCGCCTCGCGCTCGCGCGCAAGCGGCCGGTGTGGTTCTCGATGGATATCTTCAACACCGAATATACGCAGGCCGAGGGCGCGAAGAACGGCGTGCTCGAGGATAATCTGCGCAAGGATCGCGAGATCGCGCAGATCCAGCGCGACAATTTCCGCAAGGCGCACAAGGCTGGGGTGCGCATGGTGTTCGGGTCCGACGCGGGGGTGATGCCGCACGGACAGGTCGGCGGCCAGTTCCGCGTGATGGTCGAATATGGGATGACCCCGCTGCAGGCGATCCAGGCGGCGACGAAGAACGGCGCCGAGGCGCTCGGCCGCGAAAAGGACGTCGGTGCGATCGCGGTCGGCCGCTATGCCGACATCATCGCGGTCGACGGCGACCCGCTGGCCGACGTGCGCCAGCTCGAAAGCGTCGATGCCGTGGTCAAGGGCGGGGTGTTGGTCAAGGGCCTGTAA
- the rsmA gene encoding 16S rRNA (adenine(1518)-N(6)/adenine(1519)-N(6))-dimethyltransferase RsmA: protein MTRPPAPTLPPLRETVRVHGLSASKALGQNFLFDEQLLDRIAALPGELDGETVFEVGPGPGGLTRALLRAGARVIAVERDDRCLPLLGELSAAFDGRLAVLAEDAMAIDADVEAGGPYHIVANLPYNVGTALFTRWLEPASWPPLWKSLTLMFQLEVAERIVAQPNTSAYGRLSVLAQWRSTAKIAMKVHRSAFTPPPKVMSAIVHVVPAGQPADVDPKILSKLTERGFGQRRKMLRQSLKGVAGAIEALEACGIDATRRAETVTVAEWVELARALGRRGG, encoded by the coding sequence GTGACGCGTCCGCCCGCGCCGACCCTGCCGCCGCTGCGCGAGACGGTGCGCGTGCACGGCCTGTCGGCGAGCAAGGCGCTGGGGCAGAATTTCCTCTTCGACGAACAATTGCTCGACCGCATCGCGGCGCTTCCGGGCGAGCTTGACGGCGAGACGGTGTTCGAGGTCGGCCCGGGGCCGGGCGGGCTGACGCGCGCGCTGCTGCGCGCCGGGGCGCGGGTGATCGCGGTCGAGCGCGACGACCGCTGCCTGCCCCTGCTCGGCGAGCTGTCGGCCGCCTTCGACGGGCGGCTGGCCGTGCTTGCCGAGGATGCGATGGCTATCGACGCCGACGTCGAGGCGGGCGGCCCCTATCACATCGTCGCGAACCTGCCCTATAACGTCGGCACGGCGCTGTTCACGCGCTGGCTCGAACCCGCGAGCTGGCCGCCGCTCTGGAAATCGCTGACCCTGATGTTCCAGCTCGAGGTTGCCGAGCGCATTGTCGCGCAGCCCAATACCTCGGCCTACGGGCGGCTGAGCGTGCTCGCGCAGTGGCGCTCTACCGCGAAGATCGCGATGAAGGTGCATCGTTCGGCCTTCACCCCGCCGCCCAAGGTGATGTCGGCGATCGTCCATGTCGTGCCCGCCGGACAGCCCGCGGACGTCGATCCGAAAATCCTGTCGAAGCTGACCGAGCGGGGTTTCGGGCAGCGGCGCAAGATGCTGCGACAGAGTCTGAAGGGCGTCGCGGGAGCGATCGAGGCGCTGGAGGCGTGCGGCATCGACGCGACGCGCCGCGCCGAAACGGTCACCGTCGCCGAATGGGTCGAACTGGCGCGCGCGCTGGGACGGCGGGGCGGCTGA
- the pdxA gene encoding 4-hydroxythreonine-4-phosphate dehydrogenase PdxA, which yields MSDFAQPRPIAVTLGDPAGVGPEVTARAWAARREHDLPPFVAIGDAASIAAVWDGPVERIDDIADAVRRFDDALPVWHLEDSGPVVPGSPSKAGATCALHSLETGIGLARTPAASALVTGPVSKLQLYGVGYTHPGQTEFIAERCGVTATNAVMMLAGPSLRVVPLTVHIPLAEVPERLTQELIVAKARITVRALKRDFGIERPLLAIAGLNPHAGESGEMGDEELRVIRPAVEQLLADGIAIEGPLAADSLFAPNVRTRYDALLCPYHDQALAPFKALHFHDGVNLTLGLPIVRTSADHGTAFNIAGTGAADPGPTIAAIRMAAELAATRERNCAPAA from the coding sequence ATGAGCGATTTTGCACAGCCGCGGCCGATCGCGGTCACCCTGGGTGACCCGGCCGGCGTCGGCCCCGAAGTGACCGCGCGCGCCTGGGCGGCGCGGCGCGAGCACGACCTGCCGCCGTTCGTCGCGATCGGCGATGCGGCCTCGATCGCGGCCGTGTGGGACGGCCCGGTCGAGCGCATCGACGACATCGCCGACGCCGTCCGGCGGTTCGACGACGCATTGCCGGTGTGGCATCTCGAGGACAGCGGGCCGGTCGTGCCCGGATCGCCGAGCAAGGCCGGCGCGACCTGTGCGCTCCATTCGCTCGAAACCGGGATCGGGCTTGCCCGCACGCCCGCCGCCAGCGCGCTCGTCACCGGGCCGGTGTCGAAGCTCCAGCTCTATGGTGTCGGCTATACGCATCCGGGCCAGACCGAATTCATCGCCGAACGCTGCGGTGTGACCGCGACCAATGCGGTGATGATGCTCGCCGGGCCGTCGCTGCGCGTCGTGCCGCTGACGGTGCACATCCCGCTCGCCGAAGTGCCCGAGCGGCTGACGCAGGAACTGATCGTCGCCAAGGCGCGGATCACCGTGCGCGCGCTGAAGCGCGATTTCGGGATCGAGCGCCCGCTGCTCGCGATCGCCGGGCTGAACCCGCACGCGGGCGAGAGCGGCGAGATGGGCGACGAGGAATTGCGCGTCATCCGCCCCGCGGTCGAGCAGCTGCTCGCCGACGGCATCGCGATCGAGGGGCCGCTCGCCGCCGACAGCCTGTTCGCGCCCAATGTCCGCACGCGCTACGACGCGCTGCTCTGTCCCTATCACGACCAGGCGCTGGCGCCGTTCAAGGCGCTGCATTTCCACGACGGGGTTAATCTGACGCTCGGGCTGCCGATCGTGCGCACGTCGGCCGACCACGGCACCGCGTTCAACATCGCGGGCACCGGCGCCGCCGATCCGGGGCCGACGATCGCCGCGATCCGCATGGCGGCCGAACTCGCGGCGACGCGCGAGCGCAACTGCGCCCCCGCCGCGTGA
- a CDS encoding peptidylprolyl isomerase yields the protein MTKISTIFGFAAVAAVAVTPVLAQTVADTDVPNTSLNIPGNVQVYGDAKSNVYRPSATVNGEIITATDIEQRMALIRVANNNMELPADQEQALRQQVFSNLIDEKLQIQEARAAEITIDENLVNDQFARLAARYKQSPEQFTAYLASKGSSAAAVKQQIRGEYAWDRLLQRNVQSTTNVSKDEVDAIYKRTMEAKGQDEFHLAEIYLTATPETVEAVAQNAQKIVQALQGGGSFQAYARQFSEASTAVVGGDLGWVRAGQLPDSMADAARQMQPGQLVGPIEVPGGVSIMLMVDRRQVLTADPRDAVLSLKQISLDFPAGTTEAKASELAGQFAEATRSIAGCGAADAVAQKLGASVVSRDGISMRQLPAPLQGTLINLQVGQTTQPFGAANEGVSVLVLCGRDVPNTVAEPNIEEIENRLLEEKVNKRAQRYLRDLRRDAVIDFS from the coding sequence ATGACCAAAATTTCGACCATCTTCGGCTTCGCTGCCGTTGCCGCCGTCGCCGTGACGCCGGTGCTGGCCCAGACCGTCGCCGATACCGACGTGCCGAACACCAGCCTCAACATCCCGGGCAATGTCCAGGTCTATGGCGACGCCAAGTCGAACGTCTATCGCCCGTCGGCGACGGTGAACGGCGAGATCATCACCGCGACCGACATCGAACAGCGCATGGCGCTGATCCGGGTCGCGAACAACAATATGGAACTGCCCGCCGATCAGGAACAGGCGCTGCGCCAGCAGGTGTTCAGCAACCTGATCGACGAGAAACTGCAGATCCAGGAAGCCCGCGCGGCGGAGATCACGATCGACGAGAATCTGGTCAACGACCAGTTCGCGCGGCTCGCGGCGCGCTACAAGCAGTCGCCCGAACAGTTCACCGCCTATCTGGCGTCGAAGGGATCGTCGGCAGCGGCGGTGAAGCAGCAGATTCGCGGCGAATATGCGTGGGACCGCCTGTTGCAGCGCAACGTCCAGTCGACGACCAACGTGTCGAAGGACGAGGTCGACGCGATCTACAAGCGGACGATGGAAGCCAAGGGGCAGGATGAATTCCACCTCGCCGAAATCTATCTGACCGCGACTCCCGAGACCGTCGAGGCGGTGGCGCAGAATGCGCAGAAGATCGTCCAGGCGCTCCAGGGCGGGGGCAGTTTCCAGGCCTATGCCCGGCAGTTCTCCGAAGCGTCGACCGCGGTCGTCGGCGGCGATCTTGGCTGGGTGCGCGCCGGCCAGCTGCCCGACAGCATGGCCGATGCCGCGCGCCAGATGCAGCCCGGCCAGCTCGTCGGACCGATCGAGGTTCCGGGCGGCGTGTCGATCATGCTGATGGTCGACCGGCGCCAGGTGCTGACCGCCGATCCGCGCGATGCGGTGCTCAGCCTCAAGCAGATCTCGCTCGATTTCCCCGCCGGCACGACCGAGGCGAAGGCCTCCGAACTCGCCGGGCAGTTCGCCGAAGCGACGCGTTCGATTGCGGGTTGCGGTGCCGCCGACGCGGTGGCGCAGAAGCTGGGTGCCAGCGTGGTGTCGCGCGACGGCATTTCGATGCGCCAGCTTCCCGCGCCTTTACAGGGCACGCTGATCAACCTGCAGGTCGGCCAGACCACGCAGCCGTTCGGCGCGGCGAACGAAGGCGTGAGCGTCCTGGTGCTGTGCGGCCGCGACGTGCCGAACACCGTGGCCGAGCCCAATATCGAGGAAATCGAGAACCGGCTGCTCGAGGAAAAGGTCAACAAGCGTGCCCAGCGCTATCTGCGCGACCTGCGCCGGGATGCGGTGATCGACTTCAGCTGA
- a CDS encoding phosphatase PAP2 family protein, with the protein MTSPHSNAVLPPPYRNALVAVVLLFLLTSAMVWSGHTEAIDRRIGAALGLSAESSPRWLILFMQGVSWFNGGLPRWGIVILLCLLVWHWCGPRCAVALGGASLLANLASSLLKMGFGVARPDIVPHLDHQTSFSYPSGHATSAAVVYLLLAWLAPPRWRGAAWALAAAMILLGGLSRMMLGVHWASDVAGGTFLGAAFALLGAAFVRRGRAA; encoded by the coding sequence ATGACTTCGCCACATTCGAACGCCGTCCTGCCGCCGCCGTATCGCAACGCGCTCGTCGCCGTCGTCCTGCTGTTCCTGTTGACCAGCGCGATGGTCTGGTCGGGCCACACCGAGGCGATCGATCGCCGGATCGGCGCGGCGCTCGGCCTGTCGGCCGAGAGTTCGCCGCGCTGGCTGATCCTCTTCATGCAGGGCGTGAGCTGGTTCAACGGCGGCCTGCCGCGCTGGGGAATCGTGATCCTTCTGTGCCTGCTCGTCTGGCACTGGTGCGGGCCGCGCTGCGCGGTGGCGCTCGGCGGCGCGTCGCTGCTCGCGAACCTCGCGTCCAGCCTGCTCAAGATGGGTTTCGGGGTGGCGCGACCCGACATCGTCCCGCACCTCGACCACCAGACGAGCTTTTCCTACCCCAGCGGCCATGCGACGAGCGCGGCGGTGGTCTATCTGCTGCTCGCGTGGCTCGCGCCGCCGCGCTGGCGCGGTGCGGCGTGGGCGCTCGCCGCGGCCATGATCCTGCTCGGCGGTCTTTCGCGCATGATGCTGGGCGTTCACTGGGCGAGCGACGTCGCCGGAGGCACGTTTCTCGGCGCCGCCTTCGCCCTGCTCGGCGCCGCATTCGTGCGGCGGGGCCGGGCGGCATAA
- the lpdA gene encoding dihydrolipoyl dehydrogenase — MADTNYDLIVLGSGPGGYVAAIRAAQLGLKTAIVERELLGGICLNWGCIPTKALLRSAEIYHYMQNAGAYGLKAAEISADIDAVVKRSRGVAKQLNQGVAHLMKKHKIAVHMGTGKLTAPGKLEVTGEKSSETLTAKNIIVATGARARDLPFAPADGKRIWTYRHALVPPEMPKKLLVIGSGAIGIEFASFYKDMGADVTVVEMLDRLVPVEDADVSAFLEKALKKQGMTIHTGAGVEELKATATGVSAKIKGKDGKVESAEFSHAIVAIGIVPNTENIGLEALGVKTTKGHIDTDAMCRTNVPGLWAIGDVTAPPWLAHKAMHESIIAVEAIAGNHPHAMDVRNIPGCTYCRPQIASVGLTEAKAKELGYEVRAGTFPFIGNGKAIALGEAEGFTKTIFDAKTGELLGAHMIGAEVTELIQGYTIGKTAELVEDDFIGTVFPHPTLSETMHEGVLAAFGRPLHI; from the coding sequence ATGGCTGACACCAATTATGATCTCATCGTCCTCGGCTCGGGTCCCGGTGGCTATGTCGCGGCGATCCGCGCGGCGCAACTGGGCCTGAAGACCGCGATCGTCGAGCGCGAACTGCTCGGCGGCATCTGCCTCAACTGGGGCTGCATCCCGACCAAGGCGCTGCTCCGCTCGGCAGAAATCTATCACTATATGCAGAATGCCGGCGCATACGGCCTGAAGGCGGCCGAGATCAGCGCCGACATCGACGCGGTCGTCAAGCGGTCGCGCGGGGTCGCGAAACAGCTCAACCAGGGCGTCGCGCACCTGATGAAGAAGCACAAGATCGCCGTCCATATGGGCACCGGCAAGCTCACCGCGCCGGGCAAGCTCGAAGTGACGGGGGAGAAGAGCAGCGAGACGCTGACCGCCAAGAATATCATCGTCGCGACCGGCGCGCGCGCGCGCGACCTGCCCTTCGCCCCCGCCGACGGCAAGCGCATCTGGACCTATCGCCACGCGCTCGTCCCGCCCGAAATGCCGAAAAAGCTTCTGGTCATCGGATCGGGAGCGATCGGGATCGAATTCGCCAGCTTCTACAAGGACATGGGTGCCGACGTTACGGTCGTCGAGATGCTGGACCGGCTGGTGCCCGTCGAGGATGCCGACGTTTCCGCCTTCCTCGAAAAGGCGCTCAAGAAGCAGGGCATGACGATCCACACCGGCGCCGGGGTCGAGGAGCTGAAGGCGACCGCGACGGGTGTTTCGGCGAAGATCAAGGGCAAGGACGGCAAGGTCGAAAGCGCCGAGTTCAGCCACGCGATCGTCGCGATCGGCATCGTCCCCAACACCGAGAATATCGGCCTCGAAGCGCTCGGCGTGAAGACCACGAAGGGCCATATCGACACCGACGCGATGTGCCGCACCAACGTCCCCGGCCTGTGGGCGATCGGCGACGTCACCGCGCCGCCGTGGCTTGCGCACAAGGCGATGCACGAATCGATCATCGCGGTCGAGGCGATCGCGGGCAATCATCCGCACGCGATGGACGTGCGCAACATTCCCGGCTGTACCTATTGCCGCCCGCAGATCGCGAGCGTCGGGCTGACCGAGGCGAAGGCGAAGGAGCTGGGGTACGAGGTCCGGGCCGGCACCTTCCCCTTCATCGGCAACGGCAAGGCGATCGCGCTGGGCGAGGCCGAAGGCTTCACCAAGACGATCTTCGACGCCAAGACCGGCGAACTGCTCGGCGCGCACATGATCGGCGCCGAGGTTACCGAACTGATCCAGGGCTATACGATCGGCAAGACCGCCGAGCTGGTCGAGGATGATTTCATCGGCACCGTCTTCCCGCATCCGACGCTCAGCGAGACGATGCACGAAGGCGTGCTCGCGGCGTTCGGTCGCCCGCTGCACATCTGA
- a CDS encoding class I SAM-dependent methyltransferase — translation MQPTHSYSVPPRPDANAPAVVDPAGDARFRAQAQAMGLDPDDRWVGGYVPVAWNEVRHLLAAYAGDVTGADLLEFGCNYAASSIVAAAMGARVTAIDVDAGAIALARPNAARHGFGDRIALHHLPDTRALPFADASFDIILCISVLEYVVPGHLPAVLAEIGRVLKPGGLVIVSGTASRLAPREVHSGRWLVNYWPRALDRLFGRREPPQRGVNPLPILRAFRGYTNLDRADRGARWCAARAAMGQPPARLRAARTIGGLLAPFGLSIGMAGSSFSATWRKPDGTGAV, via the coding sequence ATGCAACCGACCCATAGCTATTCCGTCCCGCCGCGCCCCGACGCGAACGCCCCTGCCGTCGTCGACCCGGCGGGCGACGCGCGCTTTCGCGCGCAGGCGCAGGCGATGGGGCTCGACCCCGACGACCGCTGGGTCGGCGGCTACGTCCCCGTCGCCTGGAACGAGGTCCGCCACCTGCTCGCCGCCTACGCCGGCGACGTGACCGGTGCCGACCTGCTCGAATTCGGCTGCAACTATGCCGCAAGCTCGATCGTCGCCGCGGCGATGGGGGCGCGGGTCACCGCGATCGACGTCGACGCCGGCGCGATCGCCCTCGCCCGCCCCAACGCCGCACGCCACGGCTTCGGCGACCGCATCGCGCTGCACCACCTGCCCGATACGCGCGCCCTGCCCTTCGCCGACGCGAGCTTCGACATCATCCTGTGCATCAGCGTGCTCGAATATGTCGTCCCCGGCCATCTTCCCGCGGTGCTCGCCGAGATCGGCCGCGTACTCAAACCCGGCGGGCTGGTCATCGTCTCGGGCACCGCGAGCCGCCTCGCACCGCGCGAGGTGCATTCGGGCCGCTGGCTGGTCAATTACTGGCCGCGCGCGCTCGACCGGCTGTTCGGACGCCGCGAGCCGCCGCAACGCGGGGTCAACCCGCTGCCGATCCTCCGCGCCTTTCGCGGCTATACGAACCTCGACCGCGCCGACCGCGGCGCGCGCTGGTGCGCCGCCCGCGCCGCGATGGGCCAGCCCCCCGCCAGACTGCGCGCCGCGCGCACGATCGGCGGGCTGCTCGCCCCGTTCGGCCTGTCGATCGGCATGGCGGGGTCGAGCTTCAGCGCGACATGGCGGAAGCCCGATGGAACGGGAGCGGTTTAG